GCAAATTCAGAAGCGTTCCATATCTGTCCATGATAATGTGCCAGCATACTCCAGAAGCGATGAAGTGTGGTTGATCTTATCGTAATTCCAAGCTGAGGTAAATCCCGTTCCAAGAAGGTTTGGATGAATGCACGGCGCCATTCATAACTGTCATTATGCGAGCGCGCAAGGTAAGACCGCGGGAATCCCCCTCGTAGCCATAGTTTCTTAAAATTCCCAACCGCGACTTCATCCAGGGAAAAGCCTTTTAGCTCATGATAGAAAATGCGCCCCGCGAGAGTTTCTGAGCTTTTGCAAATTATCTCTGGGGATGCACTCCCAAGCACGAGGAAGCGGGTTGCCGATTTGGGACGGTCAACCAGGACACGGAGCACAGGGAAAAGTTCAGGTTGACGCTGAATTTCATCAATAACGACAAGACCCATAACATCTTTTAAGGCAAGCATGGGATCTCTGAGTCGAGCAAGATCTTCAGGGTTCTCAAGATCGAAATAAGTGTAAGGTTTTTTCAACCGAGCGGTGAATAAGCGCGCAAGGGTTGTCTTTCCAACCTGGCGTGCTCCGATGATTCCCACAACAGGATGTCGTCGCACG
This sequence is a window from Acidobacteriota bacterium. Protein-coding genes within it:
- a CDS encoding ATP-binding protein, whose amino-acid sequence is MIKRIRELEILGNLVRRHPVVGIIGARQVGKTTLARLFTARLKKPYTYFDLENPEDLARLRDPMLALKDVMGLVVIDEIQRQPELFPVLRVLVDRPKSATRFLVLGSASPEIICKSSETLAGRIFYHELKGFSLDEVAVGNFKKLWLRGGFPRSYLARSHNDSYEWRRAFIQTFLERDLPQLGITIRSTTLHRFWSMLAHYHGQIWNASEFARSFGIADTTVRNYLDLLTSALVIRQLPPWYENISKRQVKAPKVYVTDSGLLHTLLNLRDFEDLEKNPKVGASWEGFVLEQVIIQLRAKSEECFFWATYTGAELDLLIVRGRHRLGFEIKRTSSPSLTPSMRSALSDLKLRQLFVIHAGDNTFPITKNVLAISLTRLLDDLQPIR